The Schistocerca nitens isolate TAMUIC-IGC-003100 chromosome 12, iqSchNite1.1, whole genome shotgun sequence genome has a window encoding:
- the LOC126215014 gene encoding serine/arginine repetitive matrix protein 1-like: MAGGASSHAALGRSLGATTGATDPRQQGSGRAQTAVSGAVLAARSRSRHRRQGGPSPELPHTRGRFPLHRKRTPQTAVSGAVLAARSRSRHRRQGGPSPELPHTRGRFPLHRKRTPQTAVSGAVLAARSRSRHRRQGGPSPELPHTRGRFPLHRKRTPQTAVSGTVLAARSRSRHRRQGGPSPELPHTRGRFPLHRKRTPQTAVSGTVLAARSRSRHRRQGGPSPELPHTRGRFPLHRKRTPQTAVSGAVLAARSRSRHRRQGGPSPELPHTRGRFPLHRKRTPQTAVSGTVLAARSRSRHRRQGGPSPELPHTRGRFPLHRKRTPQTAVSGTVLAARSRSRHRRQGGPSPELPHTRGRFPLHRKRTPQTAVSGAVLAARSRSRHRRQGGPSPELPHTRGRFPLHRKRTPQTAVSGTVLAARSRSRHRRQGGPSPELPHTRGRFPLHRKRTPQTAVSGTVLAARSRSRHRRQGGPSPELPHTRGRFPLHRKRTPQTAVSGAVLAARSRSRHRRQGGPSPELPHTRGRFPLHRKRTPQTAVSGTVLAARSRSRHRRQGGPSPELPHTRGRFPLHRKRTPQTAVSGAVLAARSRSRHRRQGGPSPELPHTRGRFPLHRKRTPQTAVSGAVLAARSRSRHRRQGGLSPELPHTRGRFPLHRKRTPQTAVSGTVLAARSRSRHRRQGGPSPELPHTRGRFPLHRKRTPQTAVSGAVLAARSRSRHSRQGGPSPELPHTRGRFPLHRKRTPQTAVSGAVLAARSRSRHRRQGGPSPELPHTRGRFPLHRKRTPQTAVSGTVLAARSRSRHRRQGGPSPELPHTRGRFPLHRKRTPQTAVSGAVLAARSRSRHRRQGGPSPELPHTRGRFPLHRKRTPQTAVSGTVLAARSRSRHRRQGGPSPELPHTRGRFPLHRKRTPQTAVSGAVLAARSRSRHRRQGGPSPELPHTRGRFPLHRKRTPQTAVSGTVLAARSRSRHRRQGGPSPELPHTRGRFPLHRKRTPQTAVSGTVLAARSRSRHRRQGGPSPELPHTRGRFPLHHKRTPDSGNIERQLFTSFLRH, translated from the exons ATGGCAGGCGGCGCGTCATCACACGCTGCCCTCGGCCGCTCATTAGGGGCCACCACAGGCGCCACGGACCC GCGGCAACAAGGCAGCGGGCGAGCGCAGACGGCCGTGTCCGGGGCTGTGCTGGCAGCACGCAGCAGGTCTCGTCACAGGCGACAGGGAGGGCCCTCCCCCGAGCTGCCCCACACACGTGGTCGCTTCCCGCTCCACCGCAAGCGCACTCCGCAGACGGCCGTGTCCGGGGCTGTGCTGGCAGCACGCAGCAGGTCTCGTCACAGGCGACAGGGAGGGCCCTCCCCCGAGCTGCCCCACACACGTGGTCGCTTCCCGCTCCACCGCAAGCGCACTCCGCAGACGGCCGTGTCCGGGGCTGTGCTGGCAGCACGCAGCAGGTCTCGTCACAGGCGACAGGGAGGGCCCTCCCCCGAGCTGCCCCACACACGTGGTCGCTTCCCGCTCCACCGCAAGCGCACTCCGCAGACGGCCGTGTCCGGGACTGTGCTGGCAGCACGCAGCAGGTCTCGTCACAGGCGACAGGGAGGGCCCTCCCCCGAGCTGCCCCACACACGTGGTCGCTTCCCGCTCCACCGCAAGCGCACTCCGCAGACGGCCGTGTCCGGGACTGTGCTGGCAGCACGCAGCAGGTCTCGTCACAGGCGACAGGGAGGGCCCTCCCCCGAGCTGCCCCACACACGTGGTCGCTTCCCGCTCCACCGCAAGCGCACTCCGCAGACGGCCGTGTCCGGGGCTGTGCTGGCAGCACGCAGCAGGTCTCGTCACAGGCGACAGGGAGGGCCCTCCCCCGAGCTGCCCCACACACGTGGTCGCTTCCCGCTCCACCGCAAGCGCACTCCGCAGACGGCCGTGTCCGGGACTGTGCTGGCAGCACGCAGCAGGTCTCGTCACAGGCGACAGGGAGGGCCCTCCCCCGAGCTGCCCCACACACGTGGTCGCTTCCCGCTCCACCGCAAGCGCACTCCGCAGACGGCCGTGTCCGGGACTGTGCTGGCAGCACGCAGCAGGTCTCGTCACAGGCGACAGGGAGGGCCCTCCCCCGAGCTGCCCCACACACGTGGTCGCTTCCCGCTCCACCGCAAGCGCACTCCGCAGACGGCCGTGTCCGGGGCTGTGCTGGCAGCACGCAGCAGGTCTCGTCACAGGCGACAGGGAGGGCCCTCCCCCGAGCTGCCCCACACACGTGGTCGCTTCCCGCTCCACCGCAAGCGCACTCCGCAGACGGCCGTGTCCGGGACTGTGCTGGCAGCACGCAGCAGGTCTCGTCACAGGCGACAGGGAGGGCCCTCCCCCGAGCTGCCCCACACACGTGGTCGCTTCCCGCTCCACCGCAAGCGCACTCCGCAGACGGCCGTGTCCGGGACTGTGCTGGCAGCACGCAGCAGGTCTCGTCACAGGCGACAGGGAGGGCCCTCCCCCGAGCTGCCCCACACACGTGGTCGCTTCCCGCTCCACCGCAAGCGCACTCCGCAGACGGCCGTGTCCGGGGCTGTGCTGGCAGCACGCAGCAGGTCTCGTCACAGGCGACAGGGAGGGCCCTCCCCCGAGCTGCCCCACACACGTGGTCGCTTCCCGCTCCACCGCAAGCGCACTCCGCAGACGGCCGTGTCCGGGACTGTGCTGGCAGCACGCAGCAGGTCTCGTCACAGGCGACAGGGAGGGCCCTCCCCCGAGCTGCCCCACACACGTGGTCGCTTCCCGCTCCACCGCAAGCGCACTCCGCAGACGGCCGTGTCCGGGGCTGTGCTGGCAGCACGCAGCAGGTCTCGTCACAGGCGACAGGGAGGGCCCTCCCCCGAGCTGCCCCACACACGTGGTCGCTTCCCGCTCCACCGCAAGCGCACTCCGCAGACGGCCGTGTCCGGGGCTGTGCTGGCAGCACGCAGCAGGTCTCGTCACAGGCGACAGGGAGGGCTCTCCCCCGAGCTGCCCCACACACGTGGTCGCTTCCCGCTCCACCGCAAGCGCACTCCGCAGACGGCCGTGTCCGGGACTGTGCTGGCAGCACGCAGCAGGTCTCGTCACAGGCGACAGGGAGGGCCCTCCCCCGAGCTGCCCCACACACGTGGTCGCTTCCCGCTCCACCGCAAGCGCACTCCGCAGACGGCCGTGTCCGGGGCTGTGCTGGCAGCACGCAGCAGGTCTCGTCACAGCCGACAGGGAGGGCCCTCCCCCGAGCTGCCCCACACACGTGGTCGCTTCCCGCTCCACCGCAAGCGCACTCCGCAGACGGCCGTGTCCGGGGCTGTGCTGGCAGCACGCAGCAGGTCTCGTCACAGGCGACAGGGAGGGCCCTCCCCCGAGCTGCCCCACACACGTGGTCGCTTCCCGCTCCACCGCAAGCGCACTCCGCAGACGGCCGTGTCCGGGACTGTGCTGGCAGCACGCAGCAGGTCTCGTCACAGGCGACAGGGAGGGCCCTCCCCCGAGCTGCCCCACACACGTGGTCGCTTCCCGCTCCACCGCAAGCGCACTCCGCAGACGGCCGTGTCCGGGGCTGTGCTGGCAGCACGCAGCAGGTCTCGTCACAGGCGACAGGGAGGGCCCTCCCCCGAGCTGCCCCACACACGTGGTCGCTTCCCGCTCCACCGCAAGCGCACTCCGCAGACGGCCGTGTCCGGGACTGTGCTGGCAGCACGCAGCAGGTCTCGTCACAGGCGACAGGGAGGGCCCTCCCCCGAGCTGCCCCACACACGTGGTCGCTTCCCGCTCCACCGCAAGCGCACTCCGCAGACGGCCGTGTCCGGGGCTGTGCTGGCAGCACGCAGCAGGTCTCGTCACAGGCGACAGGGAGGGCCCTCCCCCGAGCTGCCCCACACACGTGGTCGCTTCCCGCTCCACCGCAAGCGCACTCCGCAGACGGCCGTGTCCGGGACTGTGCTGGCAGCACGCAGCAGGTCTCGTCACAGGCGACAGGGAGGGCCCTCCCCCGAGCTGCCCCACACACGTGGTCGCTTCCCGCTCCACCGCAAGCGCACTCCGCAGACGGCCGTGTCCGGGACTGTGCTGGCAGCACGCAGCAGGTCTCGTCACAGGCGACAGGGAGGGCCCTCCCCCGAGCTGCCCCACACACGTGGTCGCTTCCCGCTCCACCACAAGCGCACTCCGGACTCGGGCAACATCGAACGCCAACTCTTCACGTCCTTCCTCCGGCACTGA